From one Malus sylvestris chromosome 1, drMalSylv7.2, whole genome shotgun sequence genomic stretch:
- the LOC126621839 gene encoding E3 ubiquitin-protein ligase SDIR1-like isoform X2, translated as MSFVFRGTRADIESGFPEFIPERRAMRVHPPRSVNSNSLAFLVTVLLLFMILNSHQMSPNFLLWLVLGVFLMATTLRMYATCQQLQAQAQVHAAAASGLLGHTELRLRMPPSISLATRGRLQGLRLQLALLDREFDDLDYETLRALDSDNVPAASSMSEEEINALPVHKYKAVGPQNGASSMQQASSSVPSETQETVDAVGSTKAMEDELTCSVCLEQVTVGELIRSLPCLHQFHASCIDPWLKQQGTCPVCKFRAGSGLHENGQDGMDASYRV; from the exons ATGAGTTTTGTGTTCCGGGGCACCAGAGCGGATATCGAAAGTGGGTTCCCGGAATTCATACCAGAGCGGCGTGCAATG CGTGTCCATCCACCACGCTCTGTCAATTCCAACTCACTTGCTTTTCTTGTCACAG TTCTCTTGCTATTCATGATACTGAACTCACACCAGATGTCACCGAATTTTCTG CTGTGGCTAGTTCTTGGTGTCTTTTTGATGGCTACAACATTAAGGATGTATGCAACCTGTCAACAACTTCAAGCTCAAGCACAGGTTCATGCAGCAGCAGCCAGTGGCCTTCTTGGCCATACTGAATTGCGGTTGCGTATGCCACCATCAATTAGCTTAGCAACAAGAGGGCGCCTTCAAGGCCTCAGACTTCAGCTTGCACTTCTTGACCGGGAATTTGATGACCTAG ATTATGAAACTTTGCGAGCTCTGGATTCCGATAATGTTCCAGCAGCTTCTTCTATGAGTGAGGAAGAGATAAATGCTCTTCCAGTCCATAAATACAAGGCTGTGGGTCCTCAAAA TGGCGCTTCATCGATGCAACAAGCTTCATCTTCAGTACCTTCTGAG ACGCAAGAAACTGTCGACGCTGTTGGGAGCACAAAAGCAATGGAAGATGAACTGACTTGTAGTGTTTGCCTCGAGCAAGTTACTGTGGGAGAACTAATCCGCAGCCTTCCATGCTTGCATCAG TTCCATGCTAGTTGCATTGATCCATGGCTGAAGCAGCAGGGAACCTGCCCGGTGTGTAAATTCCGAGCAGGATCAGGGTTGCATGAAAATGGACAAGATGGAATGGATGCCTCTTACAGGGTTTAA
- the LOC126621839 gene encoding E3 ubiquitin-protein ligase SDIR1-like isoform X1: protein MSFVFRGTRADIESGFPEFIPERRAMRVHPPRSVNSNSLAFLVTVLLLFMILNSHQMSPNFLLWLVLGVFLMATTLRMYATCQQLQAQAQVHAAAASGLLGHTELRLRMPPSISLATRGRLQGLRLQLALLDREFDDLDYETLRALDSDNVPAASSMSEEEINALPVHKYKAVGPQNGASSMQQASSSVPSEKTQETVDAVGSTKAMEDELTCSVCLEQVTVGELIRSLPCLHQFHASCIDPWLKQQGTCPVCKFRAGSGLHENGQDGMDASYRV from the exons ATGAGTTTTGTGTTCCGGGGCACCAGAGCGGATATCGAAAGTGGGTTCCCGGAATTCATACCAGAGCGGCGTGCAATG CGTGTCCATCCACCACGCTCTGTCAATTCCAACTCACTTGCTTTTCTTGTCACAG TTCTCTTGCTATTCATGATACTGAACTCACACCAGATGTCACCGAATTTTCTG CTGTGGCTAGTTCTTGGTGTCTTTTTGATGGCTACAACATTAAGGATGTATGCAACCTGTCAACAACTTCAAGCTCAAGCACAGGTTCATGCAGCAGCAGCCAGTGGCCTTCTTGGCCATACTGAATTGCGGTTGCGTATGCCACCATCAATTAGCTTAGCAACAAGAGGGCGCCTTCAAGGCCTCAGACTTCAGCTTGCACTTCTTGACCGGGAATTTGATGACCTAG ATTATGAAACTTTGCGAGCTCTGGATTCCGATAATGTTCCAGCAGCTTCTTCTATGAGTGAGGAAGAGATAAATGCTCTTCCAGTCCATAAATACAAGGCTGTGGGTCCTCAAAA TGGCGCTTCATCGATGCAACAAGCTTCATCTTCAGTACCTTCTGAG AAGACGCAAGAAACTGTCGACGCTGTTGGGAGCACAAAAGCAATGGAAGATGAACTGACTTGTAGTGTTTGCCTCGAGCAAGTTACTGTGGGAGAACTAATCCGCAGCCTTCCATGCTTGCATCAG TTCCATGCTAGTTGCATTGATCCATGGCTGAAGCAGCAGGGAACCTGCCCGGTGTGTAAATTCCGAGCAGGATCAGGGTTGCATGAAAATGGACAAGATGGAATGGATGCCTCTTACAGGGTTTAA
- the LOC126622365 gene encoding aspartic proteinase PCS1-like has protein sequence MPILLPLLLLQLLTTLCFSEPKPETLILPLKTQTLPHGSLPKSTNKLSFHHNVTLTISLSVGSPPQQVTMVLDTGSELSWLRCKKAPNFNSVFNPLASKSYSPVPCSSPVCRTRTRDFPTPVSCDPKKLCHSILSYVDASSIEGNLAWETFNLGSSAQPGTIFGCMDSGSSSNAEEDAKTTGLMGMNRGSLSFVTQMGFPKFSYCISGRDSSGVLLFGEAKFDWLKPLNYTPLVHISTPLPYFDRVAYTVQLEGIRVGGKLLPLPKSVFVPDHSGAGQTMVDSGTQFTFLLGPVYTALKKEFTQQTKPVLNILNDPNFVFQGAIDLCFQVPTNRPSLPALPTVTLMFRGAEMSVSGERLLYRVPGMVRGGNQVYCFTYGNSDLLGIEAFVIGHYHQQNVWMEFDLEKSRVGVAEVRCELASQKLGL, from the coding sequence ATGCCCATACTCCTCCccctccttcttcttcaactCCTCACCACCCTCTGTTTCTCTGAGCCAAAACCAGAAACTCTAATCCTGCCCCTCAAAACACAGACCCTCCCACACGGGTCCCTCCCAAAATCCACCAACAAGCTCTCCTTCCACCACAACGTCACCCTCACAATCTCCCTCTCCGTCGGCTCTCCGCCGCAGCAAGTCACCATGGTCCTCGACACAGGCAGCGAGCTTTCGTGGCTTCGCTGCAAAAAAGCCCCCAACTTCAACTCTGTCTTCAACCCACTCGCCTCCAAGTCCTACTCCCCAGTCCCCTGCTCCTCCCCCGTCTGCCGGACCCGAACCCGCGACTTCCCCACACCCGTTTCTTGCGACCCGAAAAAGCTCTGCCACTCCATTCTCTCCTACGTCGACGCCTCCTCCATCGAAGGTAACCTCGCATGGGAAACTTTCAATCTCGGGTCGTCCGCCCAACCCGGTACCATATTCGGGTGCATGGATTCCGGATCCAGTTCGAACGCTGAAGAGGACGCGAAGACAACCGGGTTAATGGGCATGAACCGCGGTTCATTGTCCTTCGTTACACAGATGGGATTTCCGAAATTTTCCTACTGCATATCGGGTCGCGACTCGTCCGGTGTTTTGCTTTTCGGGGAAGCGAAATTCGATTGGCTCAAACCGTTAAATTACACCCCACTGGTTCATATTTCAACCCCATTGCCGTACTTCGACCGGGTAGCGTACACGGTCCAGCTGGAGGGGATCCGGGTTGGAGGGAAGTTGTTACCGCTCCCGAAGTCCGTTTTCGTACCGGACCATTCCGGGGCAGGTCAAACAATGGTCGACTCGGGAACCCAGTTCACGTTCCTACTCGGTCCGGTTTACACCGCGCTGAAAAAGGAATTCACTCAGCAGACCAAACCGGTTCTTAACATTTTGAACGACCCGAATTTTGTGTTCCAAGGAGCGATCGATTTGTGTTTCCAAGTCCCGACGAACCGGCCGAGTCTGCCCGCGTTGCCGACAGTAACGCTGATGTTTCGGGGGGCCGAGATGAGCGTCTCGGGGGAAAGGCTGCTGTATCGGGTGCCGGGAATGGTGAGGGGCGGGAATCAGGTGTATTGCTTCACATATGGGAACTCCGACTTGCTGGGCATAGAGGCGTTTGTGATTGGTCACTATCATCAGCAGAACGTGTGGATGGAGTTTGATTTGGAGAAGTCTAGGGTAGGAGTGGCTGAGGTTAGGTGCGAACTTGCAAGTCAAAAGCTTGGTCTCTAG
- the LOC126622375 gene encoding probable E3 ubiquitin-protein ligase RHC2A codes for MSAATPSYWCYSCRHFVRVFNDADVSTASALSSSVVCSDCESGFVEAIDNPTSSGNVDSRRSRRFSAASMYMIGANNRSVSSPDHTASVPSAPRRVRRNNGDRSPFNPVIVLRGTTAEGAATTEEGRGYELFYDDGSGSGLRPLPTSMSEFLLGSRFDRLLEQLSQFEINGIGRCEQRPASKSAIESMPTIKLDEAHIMAGHHCAVCKEPFEVNTEAQEMPCKHIYHSDCILPWLTLRNSCPVCRHELPADSTPDTGQGRGQEEDENAGLTIWRLPGGGFAVGRFSGGRRGAEREMPVVYTEMDGGFSGGGAARRISWSRNGGRRRQSGGLRRFVMNLFGCFSGGVSSSASSSSGSEMRVGTPTPPPSTSRRRVRFMELEPTETSTPRGRRTWSMEVDSGIVRW; via the coding sequence ATGTCCGCGGCGACGCCGTCTTACTGGTGCTACAGTTGTAGGCATTTCGTTAGGGTTTTCAACGACGCCGACGTCTCCACCGCCTCCGCCCTATCCTCCTCAGTGGTGTGCTCGGACTGCGAGAGTGGCTTCGTAGAGGCGATCGACAACCCGACCTCCTCCGGAAACGTGGACTCGCGCCGCAGCAGGAGGTTTTCAGCTGCCTCGATGTACATGATTGGAGCCAACAACCGCTCGGTTTCCAGTCCGGATCATACCGCTTCGGTTCCGTCCGCCCCCCGAAGAGTTAGACGAAACAACGGCGACCGCTCGCCGTTCAATCCGGTAATCGTCCTCCGCGGAACAACGGCCGAAGGCGCCGCCACCACCGAGGAAGGCCGCGGATATGAGCTCTTTTACGACGACGGTAGCGGCTCGGGGCTCCGACCCTTGCCTACAAGCATGTCCGAGTTTCTTCTCGGGTCTAGGTTCGACCGCCTACTTGAACAGCTATCGCAGTTCGAAATCAATGGAATCGGGCGATGCGAGCAGAGACCGGCGTCGAAGTCGGCGATTGAGTCGATGCCGACGATCAAGCTCGATGAGGCTCACATAATGGCGGGGCATCACTGCGCCGTTTGTAAAGAACCGTTCGAAGTTAACACCGAAGCTCAGGAAATGCCCTGCAAGCATATATACCACTCCGATTGTATACTGCCGTGGCTTACGCTCCGGAATTCATGTCCGGTATGCAGGCACGAGCTACCGGCCGATTCGACGCCCGATACGGGTCAGGGTCGAGGTCAGGAAGAGGACGAAAACGCTGGTCTGACGATCTGGAGGCTGCCAGGCGGCGGATTCGCGGTGGGGAGATTTAGTGGGGGGAGAAGAGGCGCCGAGAGAGAGATGCCGGTAGTGTATACGGAGATGGACGGCGGGTTTAGCGGCGGCGGAGCTGCGAGGAGGATTTCGTGGTCAAGAAATGGAGGAAGACGGAGACAGAGCGGTGGGTTGAGGAGATTTGTCATGAATCTGTTTGGTTGTTTCAGCGGGGGTGTGTCGTCGTCGGCAAGTTCGAGTTCGGGTTCGGAGATGAGGGTGGGGACGCCGACGCCGCCACCATCGACGAGTCGTAGAAGAGTGAGGTTTATGGAATTGGAACCGACGGAGACTTCGACGCCGAGGGGGCGGAGGACTTGGTCTATGGAGGTGGATAGCGGGATTGTGAGATGGTGA
- the LOC126614597 gene encoding uncharacterized protein LOC126614597 translates to MTGTTSKTTRIPHPPPYPGHLTVKFQDSSLQTFPPSGTQGKISGGALPLCDADDTFSKPVSSSDEPQQGGWLRVFSEAFLIPTTLKLVCTNGPSSKNQNSSFQFSNGFFSFSSRRPFPAQKLPVRIRRSVIVFAKKNINKEKKKEDNHNFASKPDEATGHFPESVLLKQKKVQEDGNLLPEFTDAEEEKVYEFFKLQLQSDLNEE, encoded by the exons ATGACAGGGACGACATCAAAAACAACTCGGATTCCTCATCCGCCGCCAT ATCCAGGCCACCTCACCGTCAAATTCCAAGATTCAAGCCTTCAGACATTTCCTCCATCTGGGACACAAGGGAAGATCTCTGGTGGTGCCCTCCCTCTTTGTGATGCCGATGACACGTTTTCTAAACCTGTATCTAGTTCTGATGAACCCCAGCAAGGTGGTTGGCTACGGGTATTCTCTGAAGCTTTTCTCATTCCAACGACTCTAAAACTGGTCTGCACAAATGGGCCCTCCtctaaaaaccaaaattcaaGCTTTCAATTCTCAAATGGGTTCTTTTCGTTTTCTTCTCGTCGGCCATTTCCAGCTCAGAAGCTCCCAGTCAGAATCAGAAGGTCGGTGATTGTTTTTGCAAAGAAGAACatcaacaaggagaagaagaaggaagacaaccaCAACTTTGCATCGAAACCAGATGAGGCCACTGGGCATTTCCCTGAATCTGTGCTGCTTAAACAGAAGAAAGTTCAGGAAGATGGTAACCTTCTCCCTGAGTTTACAGATGCCGAAGAAGAGAAAGTGTATGAATTTTTTAAGCTTCAGCTGCAAAGCGATTTGAATGAGGAATGA